In Herbinix luporum, a single window of DNA contains:
- the pyrF gene encoding orotidine-5'-phosphate decarboxylase encodes MINKLIQRIIKLEAPIVVGLDPMLSYVPQHLLAQGYKEKGENLEGAAEAIWLYNKGIIDAIYDLVPAVKPQIAMYEQFGIEGLKAYTKTIDYAKQKGLIVIGDVKRGDIGSTSAAYATGHLGKVTIGDKDYRGFDEDFITVNPYLGSDGIIPFIDVCKQEKKGLFILVKTSNPSSGEFQDQLIKERPLYELVGEQVAKWGDLFMGDSYSYIGAVVGATYPEIGKELRKLMPKTFILVPGYGAQGGKAEDLKYYFDKDGLGAIINSSRGIIAAYKQPKYEAYKEEAYADASRQAVLDMKEDLKKAWVKN; translated from the coding sequence ATGATAAATAAACTAATCCAAAGAATAATTAAGTTGGAAGCACCTATTGTAGTTGGACTAGATCCCATGCTTTCATATGTACCCCAACATCTGCTGGCACAAGGATATAAAGAAAAGGGTGAAAATCTAGAAGGGGCAGCTGAGGCCATATGGCTTTATAATAAGGGAATTATAGATGCCATATATGATTTAGTGCCTGCTGTTAAGCCGCAGATAGCTATGTATGAGCAATTTGGCATTGAAGGATTAAAGGCATATACAAAAACCATAGATTATGCTAAGCAAAAGGGCCTTATTGTAATAGGTGATGTAAAAAGAGGAGATATAGGATCCACCTCAGCAGCATATGCTACGGGGCATTTGGGAAAGGTAACTATAGGGGATAAGGATTATAGAGGCTTTGACGAAGATTTTATAACAGTGAACCCTTATCTTGGTTCCGATGGAATTATCCCCTTTATTGATGTATGTAAGCAGGAAAAGAAAGGACTCTTTATTCTTGTAAAAACATCTAATCCCTCCAGCGGAGAATTTCAAGATCAGCTTATTAAGGAAAGACCCTTATATGAGCTGGTAGGAGAACAAGTAGCAAAATGGGGAGATCTATTTATGGGGGATAGCTACAGTTATATCGGTGCTGTGGTAGGTGCCACATATCCCGAAATAGGTAAAGAACTTAGAAAACTTATGCCAAAGACCTTTATACTGGTGCCAGGTTACGGTGCTCAAGGAGGTAAGGCAGAAGATTTAAAATATTATTTTGATAAGGACGGCTTAGGAGCAATAATAAATTCCTCTAGAGGAATTATAGCCGCCTATAAGCAGCCTAAATATGAGGCATATAAAGAAGAAGCCTATGCAGATGCTTCAAGACAGGCAGTTTTAGATATGAAAGAAGATTTAAAAAAAGCATGGGTAAAAAATTAA
- a CDS encoding dihydroorotase: MITLIKNGYVVDPASAREGKFDILIKDDRVLKVEANIKPDDYKIKVDKVIEAGGKFVMPGFIDLHVHLREPGYEYKETILTGSLAAACGGFTTICAMPNTNPALDNPDTLKYVFDQAERGLVNIYPIAAITKGQEGRELNNIAELVKAGAVAISEDGKSVMDTLLYYKAMEEAAKIGVSVFAHCEDKSLAADGVMNAGEKADELGLPGISNAVEDIITARDVLMAKETGAKLHLCHCSTKGSTFILDMAKQKGINITGETCPHYFTLSDKDIPEDDANYKMNPPLRSPEDVEAIKNALKNDILDVIATDHAPHSMEEKEESMLKAPFGIVGLETAFSITWTELVKTGILSYRQLVEKMSLNPAKILNIDRGCIGEGSVADIVIIDPDKEYTIDKNEFFSMGKNTPFHGKKVYGKVLYTIVSGQVKYEYANS, translated from the coding sequence TTGATTACTTTAATTAAGAACGGATATGTGGTTGACCCGGCATCAGCCAGAGAGGGGAAGTTTGATATTTTAATAAAAGATGACCGGGTATTAAAGGTTGAAGCAAATATAAAACCGGATGATTATAAAATAAAAGTGGACAAAGTAATCGAGGCAGGTGGAAAATTTGTAATGCCGGGATTTATTGACCTCCATGTTCACCTTAGGGAACCGGGATATGAGTATAAGGAAACCATATTAACAGGTTCATTGGCGGCAGCTTGTGGAGGCTTTACCACAATCTGTGCCATGCCAAATACCAATCCGGCTTTAGATAATCCCGACACCCTTAAATATGTTTTTGATCAGGCAGAAAGAGGATTAGTAAACATATATCCTATTGCCGCCATTACCAAAGGCCAGGAAGGAAGAGAACTAAATAATATTGCAGAACTGGTTAAGGCCGGGGCTGTGGCCATAAGTGAAGACGGCAAATCGGTTATGGATACACTCCTATATTATAAGGCCATGGAAGAAGCTGCTAAGATTGGGGTTTCGGTATTTGCCCATTGTGAGGATAAATCCCTTGCAGCAGATGGGGTAATGAATGCGGGAGAAAAAGCAGATGAGCTGGGCCTACCGGGTATTAGTAATGCAGTAGAAGATATTATTACTGCCAGGGATGTTTTGATGGCAAAAGAAACCGGTGCTAAGCTTCATCTTTGCCATTGTTCAACCAAAGGCAGTACCTTTATATTGGATATGGCAAAGCAGAAGGGAATTAATATTACAGGTGAAACTTGTCCCCATTACTTTACCTTATCTGATAAGGATATACCGGAAGATGACGCAAACTATAAGATGAATCCCCCCCTACGTAGTCCCGAAGATGTGGAAGCTATAAAGAATGCTCTTAAAAATGATATCCTAGATGTAATTGCTACGGACCATGCCCCTCATTCTATGGAAGAAAAGGAAGAATCCATGTTGAAGGCTCCCTTTGGAATAGTTGGCCTTGAAACCGCATTTTCTATTACATGGACAGAGCTGGTTAAGACGGGTATATTAAGCTATAGGCAGCTGGTGGAAAAAATGAGTCTTAATCCTGCTAAAATCCTTAATATTGACAGGGGCTGTATCGGTGAAGGTTCTGTAGCTGATATAGTAATTATAGATCCGGATAAGGAGTATACCATTGATAAAAATGAATTTTTCTCTATGGGTAAAAATACTCCTTTTCATGGCAAAAAGGTTTATGGAAAGGTATTATACACAATAGTTTCAGGTCAGGTAAAATATGAATATGCAAATAGTTAA
- a CDS encoding ATP-binding protein — protein MYRLISKLVVYKKLGNNSLLLKLADIIKEYDYLTERENPRQISKIDRENIISRIYSLINELLDMATLYGFNHNLWQDYLAYLLITMENPFSITCEKVGAREGTVNIFAKGDFKIFKKLFDYDFTPLEEALDINCFSIITNYKAIEKSSTSYNKNVSKKVRMISNRIATAKDEEEIFKIVTDFYRDYGVGKLGLNKAFRISKDEGKLEIIPITNTQEVRLSDLIGYELQKKKLLDNTKAFVEGRKANNVLLFGDSGTGKSTSVKAILNEFYEMGLRMIEIYKHQFKDLSSVISMIKNRNYKFIIYMDDLSFEEFEIEYKYLKAVIEGGLENKPDNVLIYATSNRRHLIRETWNDRLDMEHKEDIHRSDTMEEKLSLVERFGITINYSSPSRKEYYEIVKELAKREKIDYLTEDMLLSEATKWELRNGGLSGRMAQQFINYLAGKH, from the coding sequence ATGTATCGGCTAATTTCAAAATTAGTAGTATATAAGAAACTTGGTAATAACAGCCTTTTGCTAAAGCTGGCAGATATAATTAAGGAATATGATTATCTGACAGAAAGGGAAAATCCTAGGCAAATCAGCAAAATAGATAGGGAAAATATTATATCCAGGATATATTCCCTTATTAATGAGCTTTTAGATATGGCAACCCTTTATGGTTTTAATCATAATTTATGGCAGGATTACCTGGCATACCTGCTTATCACCATGGAAAATCCTTTTAGCATAACTTGTGAAAAAGTAGGTGCTAGGGAGGGGACTGTTAATATTTTTGCCAAGGGAGATTTTAAGATTTTTAAAAAATTGTTTGATTATGATTTTACCCCTTTAGAAGAGGCATTAGATATAAATTGCTTTTCTATAATAACTAATTATAAGGCTATAGAAAAAAGCAGCACAAGTTATAATAAAAATGTCAGCAAAAAAGTTAGGATGATTAGTAATCGTATAGCAACTGCCAAAGATGAGGAAGAGATTTTTAAGATTGTAACTGATTTTTATAGGGATTATGGGGTGGGAAAGTTAGGACTAAATAAGGCTTTTCGTATATCTAAGGATGAAGGAAAGCTTGAAATCATCCCCATAACAAATACACAAGAAGTCAGGCTTTCTGATTTGATAGGATATGAATTACAAAAAAAGAAACTGCTTGATAATACCAAGGCATTTGTAGAAGGAAGAAAGGCCAATAATGTCCTATTATTTGGGGACAGTGGTACGGGAAAATCTACATCTGTAAAAGCAATCCTTAATGAGTTTTATGAAATGGGACTTAGAATGATTGAAATCTATAAGCATCAGTTTAAAGATCTTTCATCAGTTATTTCTATGATTAAGAATCGAAATTATAAATTTATAATTTATATGGACGATCTTTCTTTTGAGGAATTTGAAATAGAATACAAATACCTAAAAGCAGTGATAGAAGGAGGCTTAGAAAACAAACCTGATAATGTACTTATATATGCCACATCTAATCGCAGGCATTTGATACGGGAAACTTGGAATGACCGCTTAGATATGGAACATAAAGAGGATATCCATCGGTCAGATACTATGGAAGAGAAGTTATCCTTAGTAGAACGTTTCGGAATTACTATTAATTACTCCTCACCTTCTAGGAAGGAGTATTATGAAATTGTAAAAGAGCTGGCTAAAAGGGAGAAAATTGATTATCTTACAGAGGATATGCTTTTATCTGAAGCTACTAAGTGGGAGCTTAGAAACGGTGGTTTATCGGGAAGAATGGCCCAGCAGTTTATTAATTATCTGGCAGGTAAACACTAA
- the argS gene encoding arginine--tRNA ligase, producing the protein MKKLVDLISEDVKEAFIQKGYDEKYGIVTTSNRPDLCQYQCNGALSAAREYKKAPIVIAEDIVEVLKENSRFKEITAIMPGFINITLSDEFLAEYLNNMNREKDFGCEKDSAPKKIIIDYGGPNIAKPLHVGHMRSAVIGESLKRIFKFMGNEAIGDVHLGDWGTPMGLVIAELKRRKPDLIYFDESYTGEYPKEAPFTISELEEIYPAASAYSKENPEFREEAKQITYLMQNGHRGYMALWKHMQDVSVTDLKKIYEKLNVSFELWKKESDAQPYIPDMVKYFKDNGYARISDGALVVDVKEETDTKEIPPCMILKSDGATLYHTTDLATIVERMKLFNPDHILYITDKRQELYFETVFRCAKKTKLVNENTKLQFIGFGTMNGKDGKPFKTRDGGVLRLEYLIKMVTDEVYRKIMENRTMEEEEAKEVASKVGLAALKYGDLSNQASKDYVFDVERFTSFEGNTGPYILYTIVRIKSILEKFKQTGKTINPDSDILPAKSSTERELMLQITKFSDMIHAAYEELAPHRICQYIYDLADKFSSFYHETKIISEDYDDKRQASLILMISLVEGILLTCIDLLGFEAPDRM; encoded by the coding sequence ATGAAAAAATTAGTCGACTTAATATCTGAGGATGTAAAAGAAGCATTTATTCAAAAAGGATATGATGAAAAATATGGGATAGTCACTACATCCAATAGGCCTGATCTTTGTCAATATCAATGTAATGGGGCTTTGTCGGCCGCAAGAGAATACAAAAAGGCACCTATAGTTATTGCAGAGGATATAGTGGAAGTATTAAAGGAAAATAGCCGCTTTAAAGAAATTACTGCAATTATGCCTGGTTTTATCAATATAACATTAAGTGATGAGTTTTTAGCAGAATATTTAAATAACATGAACAGAGAGAAAGATTTTGGTTGCGAGAAGGATTCTGCACCTAAGAAAATCATAATTGATTATGGTGGACCTAATATAGCAAAACCCCTTCATGTTGGTCATATGCGTTCTGCGGTAATAGGAGAAAGTTTAAAACGTATCTTCAAATTTATGGGAAATGAAGCTATCGGAGATGTACACCTTGGGGACTGGGGTACACCTATGGGACTTGTTATAGCAGAATTAAAAAGAAGAAAACCGGATTTAATTTATTTTGATGAATCTTATACTGGAGAATATCCAAAAGAAGCTCCCTTTACCATATCAGAACTTGAAGAGATTTATCCTGCAGCCAGTGCATATTCTAAGGAGAACCCTGAGTTTCGTGAAGAAGCAAAACAGATTACCTATTTAATGCAAAATGGTCATAGGGGTTATATGGCTCTTTGGAAACATATGCAGGATGTATCTGTAACAGATTTAAAGAAGATTTATGAAAAATTAAATGTATCCTTTGAACTTTGGAAAAAGGAAAGCGATGCTCAGCCATATATTCCTGATATGGTTAAGTATTTTAAGGATAATGGTTATGCAAGAATCAGCGACGGAGCTTTAGTAGTTGATGTAAAGGAAGAAACTGATACAAAAGAAATACCACCATGTATGATATTAAAGTCAGATGGTGCCACCTTGTATCATACAACTGACCTGGCAACTATTGTGGAGCGGATGAAGCTGTTTAATCCAGACCATATTCTATATATTACAGATAAAAGACAGGAGCTTTATTTTGAAACAGTATTCCGCTGTGCCAAGAAGACAAAGCTGGTAAATGAAAATACAAAACTTCAATTTATCGGTTTTGGTACTATGAACGGTAAAGATGGCAAGCCATTTAAAACAAGGGATGGTGGAGTTCTTCGTCTGGAATATCTGATTAAGATGGTAACCGATGAGGTTTACCGCAAAATAATGGAAAATCGTACTATGGAGGAAGAAGAAGCTAAGGAAGTGGCCTCAAAGGTTGGACTAGCTGCCTTAAAATATGGAGATTTATCAAATCAGGCTTCCAAGGATTATGTTTTTGATGTGGAGCGCTTTACTTCCTTTGAGGGTAATACCGGTCCTTATATTCTTTATACAATTGTTAGAATTAAATCTATTCTTGAGAAATTTAAACAAACAGGCAAAACTATAAATCCAGATTCAGATATCCTTCCCGCCAAATCATCTACAGAACGGGAATTAATGCTACAGATTACAAAATTCAGTGATATGATTCATGCTGCCTATGAAGAATTGGCACCCCATCGGATATGCCAATATATTTATGATTTGGCCGATAAGTTTAGCAGCTTTTATCATGAGACAAAGATTATATCTGAGGACTATGATGATAAGAGACAGGCATCCTTAATACTTATGATTAGCCTTGTAGAGGGAATATTACTGACTTGTATAGATCTTCTTGGATTTGAAGCACCTGACCGAATGTAA
- a CDS encoding chemotaxis protein CheX, producing the protein MFGLYFGDYLLEKNKISQSQYEDIMLQQKTSRAKLGFIAVSEKLLTTKQAEEVNEIQKQKDRRFGDIAIEKGYLLAEEVNYLLNLQGNPYMRLIQTLMENNIMSMKEIESCIEDFKKDYGFSDTELDALKSGDIDRIIPVFVDVNIPLTGECITLAIRNIIRFINNNILLKKAYTVKNYPFRSIAYQRLVGNHELFVAFAGEDQALLDIASPFAKEEFTTMDEDAFDSVCEFINCNNGLFASKLSKEDIHIDMTPPEFNKNKTLVSDGDIYVVPIIINGNQTDLLVVTDHKVVIN; encoded by the coding sequence ATGTTCGGGCTTTATTTTGGGGATTACTTATTAGAAAAGAATAAAATTTCTCAATCGCAGTATGAGGATATCATGTTGCAGCAAAAAACTTCCCGTGCCAAACTTGGGTTTATTGCTGTTTCTGAAAAATTGCTTACTACTAAACAAGCCGAAGAAGTTAATGAAATTCAAAAGCAAAAAGATCGCCGTTTTGGTGATATTGCAATCGAAAAAGGGTATCTACTGGCTGAGGAAGTAAATTATCTGTTAAACCTTCAAGGAAACCCTTATATGAGATTGATTCAAACTCTTATGGAAAACAATATAATGTCCATGAAAGAAATTGAATCCTGTATTGAAGATTTTAAAAAAGATTACGGCTTTTCTGATACGGAATTGGATGCGCTTAAGTCTGGTGATATTGATAGAATCATTCCGGTATTTGTCGATGTAAACATCCCCTTAACCGGAGAATGTATTACTCTGGCTATACGGAATATAATCCGTTTTATTAATAACAATATTCTTCTAAAAAAAGCGTATACCGTAAAAAATTATCCCTTCCGTTCAATCGCATATCAACGACTGGTTGGAAACCATGAACTATTTGTCGCCTTTGCCGGCGAGGATCAAGCCCTGTTAGATATCGCCTCTCCCTTTGCTAAAGAAGAATTTACTACAATGGATGAGGATGCTTTTGATTCAGTTTGCGAATTTATAAATTGTAATAACGGATTATTTGCCTCTAAACTAAGTAAAGAGGATATACATATTGATATGACACCACCGGAGTTTAACAAAAACAAAACTTTGGTCTCTGATGGTGATATTTATGTTGTACCTATTATTATAAACGGAAATCAAACTGACTTATTGGTCGTCACTGACCATAAGGTTGTTATAAATTAG
- a CDS encoding response regulator gives MAKILIVDDSRTSRKILRSILTENGHEVIGEALNGQEAISKYAELRPDITTMDITMPVMDGLTALKEIMNIDKNAKVIMVTAAGQKNKMVDAVKYGATEFLTKPFDANQIIEIIEKVQ, from the coding sequence ATGGCAAAAATTCTTATAGTTGATGATTCCAGAACGTCTAGAAAAATCCTTAGAAGTATCTTAACTGAGAACGGCCACGAAGTAATCGGCGAGGCTTTAAACGGTCAAGAAGCAATATCAAAATATGCAGAACTTCGCCCCGATATAACTACTATGGATATAACCATGCCGGTTATGGACGGTCTTACAGCTTTAAAGGAAATTATGAATATAGATAAGAATGCAAAAGTTATTATGGTAACTGCAGCGGGACAAAAAAACAAAATGGTTGATGCCGTTAAATATGGTGCTACCGAATTCTTAACAAAGCCCTTTGATGCAAACCAGATAATTGAGATTATTGAAAAAGTCCAATAA
- a CDS encoding PspC domain-containing protein, which yields MEPKKLYRSSTNKMICGVCQGVAEYINIDPTVVRLLWALVGLSGVGIVFYFIAAIIMPVR from the coding sequence ATGGAGCCAAAGAAATTATATCGTTCTTCTACAAATAAGATGATTTGCGGAGTATGTCAAGGAGTTGCTGAATATATAAATATTGACCCTACGGTGGTAAGGTTATTATGGGCCTTGGTTGGTTTAAGTGGAGTGGGAATAGTTTTCTACTTTATTGCAGCTATTATTATGCCGGTTAGATAA